The following coding sequences lie in one Apium graveolens cultivar Ventura chromosome 3, ASM990537v1, whole genome shotgun sequence genomic window:
- the LOC141714059 gene encoding uncharacterized protein LOC141714059 has protein sequence MEQYFKAAHFGENEKVTVTSMYLIGDVKLWWRTRMNDDEDSARPRIDSWEMLKKELKDQFLPNNVAWLARESMKNLRQIGIIHDYVKEFSSLLLDIKNMSDEDKLFNFVSGLKPWEQSELRKQNVKYLNNAIVVTNGLVDYKVGNSIGDARKNKGVAGKGKG, from the coding sequence ATGGAACAGTATTTTAAGGCTGCCCATTTTGGAGAAAATGAGAAGGTAACGGTTACAAGTATGTACTTGATTGGGGATGTGAAATTATGGTGGCGTACACGGATGAATGATGATGAGGATTCGGCGAGGCCCAGAATTGATAGTTGGGAAATGCTGAAGAAAGAGTTGAAGGATCAATTCTTGCCCAATAATGTTGCATGGTTGGCTAGAGAAAGCATGAAAAATCTAAGGCAAATAGGTATTATTCACGATTACGTGAAGGAGTTCAGTTCACTACTGTTGGATATTAAGAATATGTCTGATGAGGACAAGTTGTTCAACTTTGTGTCGGGACTGAAGCCATGGGAACAATCAGAATTAAGAAAGCAGAATGTTAAATATCTGAATAATGCAATTGTTGTCACTAATGGGCTGGTTGATTATAAAGTAGGGAATTCTATTGGTGATGCTAGGAAAAATAAGGGTGTCGCTGGAAAAGGAAAAGGGTAG